The following are encoded together in the Anabrus simplex isolate iqAnaSimp1 chromosome 5, ASM4041472v1, whole genome shotgun sequence genome:
- the LOC136874565 gene encoding carboxypeptidase N subunit 2 yields MGEVQLISAVQSGSQCRKMMVMLLYLVTGALLPAHSTLAAIICPQLCTCGLDIKGRHQVICSQGGMLDPIPIASMNQQVEVLLITAPSSNPNFLTIGPIFQQFARLEELHITVSNIPAIGRHSFWGVPTLEVLNLTRNNIAHVLDYNFRGLANLLKLHLDDNMIESMPSGTFRYLQELRVLTLARNRITELVPRLFLMLGKLQELDLSGNHLIELNPEVFKDIQELRVLRCRSCGLSNINTMIYRLLRVLAVLDLRDNEFKYIASDEFRDLHKLQVLQLDGNQLPVVLERTFGGQSDIQKLTLARNRLAKVTTTAFANITTLRELDLGYNKLDRLETTTFLPLSESLKSLDLSGNMIPLTEVKYVLQVVLKLRDLALADMGLTELPLGFFVYHEHLRFLNLSGNQFSHFPVQVLSPVPKLQELDLTRNKFRGLDEKLLSRFDPIRIVHLHSNPWACDLCHVTPILSRINKSNGGMLKGLRCATPYSLEGRLLESLHRSDLGWCSNSGGGFGYIEGADSGAAGIARGFLGDDSRLGLIAAGAAVLLLLLTGAALLVGIVYSRNHRAHYYTREEQRAPEHQAIFENPAAILSENGDIKYTIMSMDIPQLKKNNVSVSTIDGINKDPELHKLTNGT; encoded by the exons ATGGGAGAGGTTCAACTGATTAGTGCAGTGCAGTCAGGCAGTCAGTGCCGCAAA atgATGGTGATGCTACTGTACCTGGTGACTGGGGCTCTACTTCCAGCACACTCTACACTAGCTGCTATAATTTGCCCACAGTTGTGTACCTGTGGTCTAGACATTAAAGGACGTCATCAGGTGATTTGCTCTCAGGGCGGTATGTTGGACCCAATACCGATCGCATCTATGAATCAGCAGGTTGAAGTTCTGCTTATCACTGCTCCATCTTCAAACCCGAACTTCCTAACCATCGGACCCATTTTTCAACAATTTGCACGCCTCGAAGAACTTCACATCACAGTGTCCAATATTCCAGCTATTGGCAGGCACTCCTTCTGGGGAGTGCCAACACTCGAAGTACTCAATCTCACTCGTAACAACATAGCCCATGTCCTGGACTACAACTTCAGAGGATTGGCCAACTTATTGAAACTGCATCTGGATGATAATATGATCGAGTCGATGCCTAGTGGAACCTTTCGTTACTTGCAGGAGCTACGAGTGTTAACTCTAGCCCGCAATAGGATCACGGAACTCGTACCTCGCCTGTTTCTCATGCTGGGTAAACTACAGGAATTGGACCTGAGTGGAAACCATCTGATAGAGCTCAATCCAGAAGTCTTCAAGGATATTCAG GAATTGCGGGTCCTGAGGTGTCGGAGCTGTGGACTATCCAACATCAATACAATGATCTACCGCTTACTTCGCGTTCTCGCAGTCCTAGATCTCAGGGACAACGAGTTCAAGTACATTGCTTCGGATGAGTTTCGGGACTTGCACAAGTTGCAGGTTCTGCAGCTGGATGGGAATCAGCTGCCCGTTGTGCTAGAGAGGACATTCGGTGGTCAATCCGATATCCAGAAGCTCACACTCGCCCGCAATCGCCTTGCCAAAGTGACAACTACGGCCTTCGCTAACATCACCACACTTCGAGAACTAGACCTCGGCTACAACAAACTGGACCGTCTGGAGACCACCACATTCTTACCTCTTTCAGAATCTCTCAAGAGTCTTGATCTCAGTGGAAACATGATCCCACTCACAGAGGTGAAATACGTGTTACAAGTTGTTTTGAAACTCCGAGATCTTGCACTGGCAGACATGGGACTGACCGAACTTCCTTTAGGATTCTTTGTTTACCATGAACACCTGAGGTTTCTTAATTTGTCTGGGAATCAGTTTTCACATTTTCCTGTGCAAGTGCTCTCTCCCGTGCCAAAACTGCAAGAGCTCGATCTCACAAGAAACAAATTCCGAGGACTCGATGAGAAACTTCTCTCACGTTTTGATCCGATAAGAATAGTGCATCTCCATAGCAACCCTTGGGCTTGTGATTTGTGCCACGTAACTCCAATCCTCAGTCGTATCAATAAGAGTAATGGAGGGATGTTGAAAGGACTTAGATGTGCTACCCCGTACTCCCTTGAGGGAAGATTATTAGAATCTCTTCACCGTTCCGATCTGGGGTGGTGTAGTAACAGTGGAGGAGGATTTGGGTATATAGAAGGAGCTGATTCTGGTGCAGCAGGGATTGCCAGAGGTTTCCTCGGGGATGATTCTCGTCTGGGACTTATTGCCGCAGGTGCcgcggtattgttgctgctgctgactGGTGCTGCTCTCCTAGTTGGTATAGTCTACTCTCGCAACCATAGGGCACATTACTACACTCGGGAAGAACAACGGGCACCGGAACATCAGGCTATCTTCGAGAACCCGGCAGCAATCCTAAGTGAGAATGGAGATATCAAGTACACGATAATGTCTATGGATATTCCTCAGCTGAAAAAGAATAATGTGTCCGTCTCTACCATTGATGGCATCAACAAGGATCCCGAACTGCATAAACTGACTAATGGGACTTGA